A region from the Pseudonocardia petroleophila genome encodes:
- a CDS encoding PQQ-dependent sugar dehydrogenase: MRRASAAVAVAAALVLTGCAGASPESVAGGGAGSAPAGGAEGGPSRTGTPELRVSEIAAGFDNPWDVGVLPDGRVLVTERDGRLSLLSGVTAGATVTPVTADFSDLLAQGEGGLMGMVVHDDFAETRRFTTCQTHVEGGTPTDVRLVTWELAADGSAATRVADPLVGGLPINPSGRHSGCRPTLAADGALLVGTGDTARGTIPQDLSSLGGKVLRVDLATGGPVAGNPFADAADPAQRLIYTYGHRNVQGVAVDAAGGVWTAEHGPSTDDEVNLLRAGGNYGWDPGQGGTVGGYDESVPMTDLTRFPDAVPAAWSSGSPVEALSGAAFLAGSQWGDLDGTLVVGALRGEKLLFMTPGGDAIASVAVPEALDGTYGRLRAVRLAPDGALLVSTSNGGDDRILRIDPV; encoded by the coding sequence ATGCGGCGTGCGAGTGCAGCGGTGGCCGTGGCCGCCGCGCTGGTCCTGACCGGCTGTGCGGGGGCCTCCCCCGAGTCCGTCGCGGGGGGTGGCGCCGGCAGCGCACCGGCCGGCGGGGCCGAGGGCGGCCCGAGCCGCACCGGCACCCCGGAGCTGCGGGTCAGCGAGATCGCCGCCGGGTTCGACAACCCCTGGGACGTCGGCGTGCTGCCCGACGGGCGGGTGCTGGTGACCGAGCGCGACGGGCGGCTGAGCCTGCTGTCCGGGGTGACCGCGGGCGCCACCGTCACCCCGGTGACGGCCGACTTCTCCGACCTCCTCGCCCAGGGCGAGGGCGGCCTGATGGGCATGGTCGTGCACGACGACTTCGCCGAGACCCGCCGCTTCACCACCTGCCAGACCCACGTCGAGGGCGGCACGCCCACCGACGTCCGGCTCGTCACCTGGGAGCTCGCCGCCGACGGCTCCGCGGCCACCCGCGTCGCCGATCCGCTGGTCGGCGGCCTGCCGATCAACCCGTCCGGCCGGCACTCCGGCTGCCGCCCCACCCTCGCCGCCGACGGCGCGCTGCTGGTCGGCACCGGCGACACCGCCCGCGGCACGATCCCGCAGGACCTGTCCTCCCTGGGCGGCAAGGTGCTGCGCGTCGACCTCGCCACCGGCGGGCCGGTCGCCGGCAACCCCTTCGCCGACGCCGCCGACCCCGCGCAGCGGCTGATCTACACCTACGGCCACCGCAACGTGCAGGGCGTCGCCGTCGACGCGGCGGGCGGGGTCTGGACCGCCGAGCACGGACCGAGCACCGACGACGAGGTCAACCTGCTGCGGGCCGGCGGCAACTACGGCTGGGACCCGGGCCAGGGCGGCACCGTCGGCGGCTACGACGAGTCGGTGCCGATGACCGACCTCACCCGCTTCCCCGACGCCGTCCCGGCCGCGTGGAGCTCGGGCAGCCCGGTCGAGGCGCTCTCCGGTGCCGCGTTCCTGGCGGGCAGCCAGTGGGGCGACCTCGACGGGACGCTCGTCGTCGGCGCGCTGCGCGGGGAGAAGCTGCTGTTCATGACGCCGGGCGGGGACGCGATCGCCTCCGTCGCGGTGCCCGAGGCCCTCGACGGCACCTACGGGCGGCTGCGCGCGGTCCGCCTGGCCCCGGACGGCGCGCTGCTCGTCAGCACCTCCAACGGCGGCGACGACCGGATCCTGCGCATCGATCCGGTGTGA
- a CDS encoding DUF4394 domain-containing protein: protein MPTTFRRSLIAVAAVTTVGAAAFAPAAFATDDEDSYGKGLHAVGLVDGTTLVGFDTGDAGATYEIGDVDLDRDAYLVGIDYRVQDGGLYGVGNLGGLYLIDDEDADAEKIGELTTPLVGVDFAVDFNPAANALRILSDTGQNLRQPFAATPLAATAVDGPLTNPAVAPATGTVPALGVTGAAYTNNDLDAVTATTLFDLDTVLDRVALQSPANAGTLAPTGSLPADIGPDAGFDIHSSLTDGVTDGNAAFAAVEVDGERRLWSVDLLTGGAYDLGAFGDDVTDLAIQLDQ from the coding sequence ATGCCGACGACCTTCCGTCGCTCCCTGATCGCCGTCGCCGCCGTGACCACCGTCGGCGCGGCCGCGTTCGCCCCCGCCGCGTTCGCGACCGACGACGAGGACTCCTACGGCAAGGGCCTGCACGCCGTCGGCCTGGTCGACGGCACGACCCTCGTCGGCTTCGACACCGGTGACGCGGGCGCGACCTACGAGATCGGCGACGTCGACCTCGACCGCGACGCCTACCTCGTCGGCATCGACTACCGCGTCCAGGACGGCGGCCTCTACGGCGTCGGCAACCTCGGCGGCCTCTACCTGATCGACGACGAGGACGCCGACGCCGAGAAGATCGGCGAGCTGACGACCCCGCTGGTGGGCGTCGACTTCGCGGTGGACTTCAACCCGGCCGCCAACGCGCTGCGCATCCTGTCGGACACCGGCCAGAACCTGCGCCAGCCGTTCGCCGCCACCCCGCTGGCCGCGACCGCCGTCGACGGCCCGCTGACCAACCCGGCCGTGGCCCCGGCCACCGGCACCGTGCCCGCGCTGGGCGTGACCGGTGCGGCGTACACGAACAACGACCTGGACGCGGTCACCGCGACCACGCTGTTCGACCTCGACACGGTCCTGGACCGCGTGGCGCTCCAGTCCCCGGCCAACGCCGGCACCCTGGCCCCGACCGGCAGCCTCCCCGCCGACATCGGCCCCGACGCCGGGTTCGACATCCACTCCTCGCTCACCGACGGGGTGACCGACGGCAACGCCGCGTTCGCCGCGGTCGAGGTCGACGGCGAGCGCCGGCTGTGGAGCGTCGACCTGCTCACCGGCGGCGCCTACGACCTCGGGGCCTTCGGCGACGACGTCACCGACCTCGCGATCCAGCTCGACCAGTAG
- a CDS encoding DUF2277 domain-containing protein — MCRNIRTLHNFEPPATPDEVHGAALQYVRKISGAAKPSAANAEAFERAVAAVEAATRELLDSLVTAAPPKDREVEAAKARERAAVRYGR; from the coding sequence ATGTGTCGGAACATCCGGACCCTGCACAACTTCGAGCCGCCCGCCACCCCGGACGAGGTGCACGGGGCCGCGCTGCAGTACGTCCGGAAGATCTCGGGGGCGGCGAAGCCGTCCGCCGCCAACGCCGAGGCGTTCGAGCGGGCCGTCGCCGCCGTGGAGGCGGCCACCCGCGAGCTGCTCGACTCCCTCGTCACCGCCGCCCCGCCCAAGGACCGCGAGGTGGAGGCGGCGAAGGCGCGGGAGCGGGCGGCCGTGCGCTACGGACGCTGA
- a CDS encoding endonuclease domain-containing protein: MGSVRDDVFLGSAAVAAGVIRPAQLRGDRVIRVLRDVYVRAGVPVTHEVRCRAASLGLPRGAVITGRSAFTVRGVRLAWPDDPVQVLAPPDMRLGRRPGLDVRRSGIGPDDAEPWAYGLLASPMRAALDMLVPDRPLADAVADLDAVLRAGRVDRAAVAAMVRGRSDNGIVRARRAVELADPRAESLPESRLRVLLVLAGLQPVPQHWVEDRTGRLARVDLAFPEQRVAIEYDGDWRDGDRWSLNRDRDRLNRVHAAGWDVVFVTAPMLRNPRAVVRTVTAALTP, from the coding sequence ATGGGCTCGGTTCGGGATGACGTGTTCCTGGGGTCGGCGGCGGTGGCCGCGGGCGTGATCCGTCCTGCACAGCTGCGCGGCGACCGGGTCATCCGCGTGCTCCGCGACGTGTACGTGCGGGCGGGCGTGCCCGTGACGCACGAGGTCCGGTGCCGCGCGGCGTCGCTCGGGCTGCCGCGCGGGGCGGTGATCACCGGGCGGTCGGCCTTCACCGTGCGCGGGGTCCGCCTGGCGTGGCCGGACGACCCGGTGCAGGTGCTGGCGCCGCCGGACATGCGGCTGGGCCGGCGCCCGGGGCTCGACGTCCGGCGCAGCGGGATCGGACCGGACGACGCCGAGCCGTGGGCCTACGGCCTCCTCGCCTCGCCGATGCGCGCGGCGCTCGACATGCTGGTGCCCGACCGGCCCCTCGCCGACGCCGTCGCCGACCTCGACGCCGTGCTCCGCGCGGGCCGGGTCGACCGCGCGGCGGTGGCCGCGATGGTGCGGGGGCGCTCCGACAACGGCATCGTCCGGGCCCGCCGGGCGGTGGAGCTGGCCGATCCGCGGGCCGAGTCGTTGCCGGAGTCGAGGCTGCGGGTCCTGCTGGTGCTGGCCGGCCTGCAACCGGTGCCCCAGCACTGGGTCGAGGACCGGACCGGGCGCCTGGCCCGCGTCGACCTGGCCTTCCCCGAGCAGCGGGTGGCGATCGAGTACGACGGCGACTGGCGCGACGGCGACCGCTGGTCGCTCAACCGCGATCGCGACCGGCTCAACCGCGTGCACGCGGCGGGGTGGGACGTGGTCTTCGTGACGGCACCGATGCTCCGGAACCCGAGAGCGGTGGTGCGGACGGTGACGGCGGCCCTCACGCCCTGA
- a CDS encoding NAD-dependent epimerase/dehydratase family protein, whose product MRVLLTGHQGYLGTVMAPILAAAGHEVTGLDSGLFADCILGGLDRPDVDGISTDLRDVTVAELAGYDAVVHMAALSNDPLGSLAPEITYDINHHASTRLATLAKEAGVQRFAYASTCSVYGAQSGDDLVDEDAPLKPVTPYAISKVRVEDDLAKLADSDFVPFSLRNATAFGFSPRLRADIVLNNLVGRAILTGEVTVLSDGTPWRPLAHAEDIAGAVVAGLAAPADVVRARAFNVGTEKNNRTVAEIAQAVIDAVPGSTLNITGEAGNDPRSYRVDFSRARKELDFEAKWSIPEGARQLAAEYTERGLTQEAFDQSFTRLAVLNRRQAEGTLDQNMRVL is encoded by the coding sequence GTGCGAGTTCTGCTGACCGGCCACCAGGGCTACCTGGGCACCGTGATGGCCCCGATCCTGGCGGCCGCCGGGCACGAGGTGACGGGCCTGGACTCCGGCCTGTTCGCCGACTGCATCCTCGGGGGCCTCGACCGCCCCGACGTCGACGGCATCTCCACCGACCTGCGCGACGTCACCGTCGCCGAGCTCGCGGGCTACGACGCGGTCGTGCACATGGCGGCGCTGTCGAACGACCCGCTCGGGTCGCTGGCCCCGGAGATCACCTACGACATCAACCACCACGCCTCGACGCGCCTGGCCACGCTGGCCAAGGAGGCGGGCGTGCAGCGCTTCGCGTACGCGTCGACCTGCTCGGTGTACGGCGCCCAGTCCGGCGACGACCTTGTCGACGAGGACGCCCCGCTCAAGCCCGTCACGCCGTACGCGATCTCGAAGGTGCGCGTCGAGGACGACCTGGCGAAGCTCGCCGACTCCGACTTCGTGCCGTTCTCGCTGCGCAACGCCACCGCGTTCGGCTTCTCGCCGCGGCTGCGCGCCGACATCGTGCTCAACAACCTCGTCGGCCGCGCGATCCTGACCGGCGAGGTCACGGTGCTCTCCGACGGCACCCCGTGGCGCCCGCTCGCGCACGCCGAGGACATCGCCGGTGCCGTCGTCGCGGGGCTGGCCGCGCCCGCCGACGTCGTCCGCGCCCGGGCGTTCAACGTGGGCACGGAGAAGAACAACCGCACCGTCGCCGAGATCGCGCAGGCCGTCATCGACGCCGTGCCGGGCTCCACGCTCAACATCACCGGCGAGGCGGGCAACGACCCCCGCAGCTACCGCGTCGACTTCTCCCGCGCCCGCAAGGAGCTCGACTTCGAGGCGAAGTGGAGCATCCCGGAGGGCGCCCGCCAGCTCGCCGCGGAGTACACCGAGCGCGGCCTGACCCAGGAGGCGTTCGACCAGAGCTTCACCCGCCTCGCGGTCCTCAACCGCAGGCAGGCCGAAGGCACCCTCGACCAGAACATGCGCGTCCTGTAG
- a CDS encoding PIG-L deacetylase family protein encodes MLSLLPERLDRMLLLGAHCDDIAIGAGGALLELCRSHPGITVSALVLTGGGSLREEEERAALAAFCPGAHLEVAVLDLPDGRVPTRWERAKLGLEELRSHGEPDLIFAPSPHDAHQDHRTLAELVPTVFRDHLALGYEILKWDGDLQQPTAYLPLAEPVLREKVAKLHEHYGSQRDRSWFDPETFAGLARIRGVQCHARYAEAFHVSKLVLGVAPLTGPDPVD; translated from the coding sequence GTGCTGAGCCTGTTGCCCGAGCGGCTCGACCGGATGCTGCTCCTGGGCGCCCACTGCGACGACATCGCCATCGGCGCGGGCGGGGCGCTGCTGGAGCTGTGCCGGTCGCACCCCGGGATCACGGTCTCGGCACTGGTGCTCACCGGCGGGGGATCGCTGCGCGAGGAGGAGGAGCGGGCCGCGCTGGCCGCGTTCTGCCCCGGCGCGCACCTCGAGGTGGCCGTGCTCGACCTGCCCGACGGCCGCGTCCCCACCCGCTGGGAGCGGGCCAAGCTGGGGCTGGAGGAGCTGCGCTCCCACGGCGAGCCGGACCTGATCTTCGCGCCGTCGCCGCACGACGCCCACCAGGACCACCGCACGCTCGCCGAGCTGGTGCCCACCGTGTTCCGCGACCACCTGGCGCTGGGCTACGAGATCCTCAAGTGGGACGGCGACCTGCAGCAGCCCACCGCCTACCTGCCCCTGGCCGAGCCCGTGCTGCGGGAGAAGGTCGCGAAGCTGCACGAGCACTACGGCAGCCAGCGCGACCGCAGCTGGTTCGACCCCGAGACGTTCGCCGGCCTCGCGCGGATCCGGGGCGTGCAGTGCCACGCCCGGTACGCCGAGGCCTTCCACGTGTCCAAGCTGGTGCTCGGAGTGGCACCGCTGACCGGTCCCGACCCGGTCGACTGA
- a CDS encoding acyl-CoA desaturase, with product MSTTAEAVPDPLREGPHPVLGGQRTRFQHAMIYVFVGGPMLALVAAVPLAWGWGVGWHDLALLAGFYTLAVLGITVGFHRHFTHKAFKARPWLRVALAISGSLAVQGNVFNWVADHRRHHAFSDKEGDPHSPWAFGTSPAAVAKGFVHAHMGWFFDRNETNHARFIPDLLADRAITRVARTFGLWVAVSLLLPAVIGGLVTWSWQGAVTGFFWGGLVRLAISNHVTWSINSICHMVGKRPFRSRDRSRNFWPLAVLSMGESWHNLHHADPTCARHGVLPGQIDISARTIWIFERFGWAHDVRWPTPTRLAKLAAR from the coding sequence ATGTCGACCACTGCCGAGGCCGTTCCCGATCCCCTGCGGGAGGGCCCCCACCCCGTCCTCGGGGGGCAGCGCACCCGGTTCCAGCACGCGATGATCTACGTGTTCGTCGGCGGCCCGATGCTGGCGCTGGTCGCCGCGGTCCCGCTGGCCTGGGGCTGGGGCGTCGGCTGGCACGACCTCGCGCTGCTCGCGGGCTTCTACACCCTGGCCGTGCTCGGCATCACCGTCGGCTTCCACCGGCACTTCACGCACAAGGCGTTCAAGGCGAGGCCGTGGCTGCGGGTCGCGCTCGCGATCAGCGGGTCGCTCGCCGTGCAGGGCAACGTCTTCAACTGGGTGGCCGACCACCGGCGCCACCACGCGTTCTCCGACAAGGAGGGCGACCCGCACTCGCCGTGGGCGTTCGGCACCTCGCCCGCGGCCGTCGCCAAGGGCTTCGTGCACGCGCACATGGGCTGGTTCTTCGACCGCAACGAGACCAACCACGCGCGCTTCATCCCCGACCTGCTGGCCGACCGCGCGATCACCCGGGTCGCCCGCACGTTCGGCCTGTGGGTGGCGGTCAGCCTGCTGCTCCCGGCCGTCATCGGCGGCCTGGTGACGTGGTCGTGGCAGGGCGCCGTCACCGGCTTCTTCTGGGGCGGGCTGGTGCGCCTGGCGATCTCCAACCACGTCACCTGGTCGATCAACTCGATCTGCCACATGGTCGGGAAGCGGCCGTTCCGCTCGCGCGACCGGTCGCGCAACTTCTGGCCGCTCGCGGTGCTGTCGATGGGGGAGTCCTGGCACAACCTGCACCACGCCGACCCCACCTGCGCGCGCCACGGCGTCCTGCCCGGACAGATCGACATCTCGGCCCGGACGATCTGGATCTTCGAGCGGTTCGGGTGGGCGCACGACGTCCGCTGGCCCACCCCGACCCGCCTGGCGAAGCTCGCCGCCCGCTGA
- a CDS encoding OsmC family protein — protein sequence MPTRSARTAWNGTLEQGSGQVELSSSKVGTYDVSFPKRAADEAGGTTSPEELIAAAHSSCYAMQLSAFIAEAGGTPQSLDVTADVTLGPDSANGGFAISSIALTVRGEVEGLDAAGFEAAAQKAKEGCPVSKALTGTTITLDAGLE from the coding sequence ATGCCCACCCGCAGCGCACGCACCGCCTGGAACGGCACCCTCGAGCAGGGATCGGGGCAGGTCGAGCTCAGCAGCAGCAAGGTCGGCACCTACGACGTCAGCTTCCCCAAGCGCGCGGCGGACGAGGCCGGCGGCACCACCAGCCCGGAGGAGCTCATCGCCGCGGCGCACTCCTCCTGCTACGCGATGCAGCTCTCCGCGTTCATCGCCGAGGCCGGCGGCACGCCCCAGTCCCTCGACGTGACGGCCGACGTCACGCTGGGCCCGGACTCGGCCAACGGCGGCTTCGCCATCAGCTCCATCGCGCTCACCGTGCGCGGTGAGGTCGAGGGCCTCGACGCGGCCGGCTTCGAGGCCGCCGCGCAGAAGGCCAAGGAGGGCTGCCCGGTCAGCAAGGCGCTCACCGGCACCACGATCACGCTGGACGCCGGCCTCGAATGA
- a CDS encoding L,D-transpeptidase encodes MGAHSKGVSFRARAAVALVVSGLAAFGVVGTATAGDGIIDGTPCSVTTRACVDIASKQAWLIDDGEIVRGPVPVSTGGEGRETPRGSFTVDWKNKDHKSTEFNGAPMPFAVFFAPGGIAFHEGNLHTPSAGCVRMAYEDAEAWFEFLEPGDPVEVH; translated from the coding sequence ATGGGTGCGCACAGCAAGGGCGTTTCGTTCCGGGCGCGGGCGGCGGTGGCGCTCGTCGTCTCCGGTCTGGCCGCGTTCGGAGTGGTCGGGACCGCGACGGCGGGTGACGGGATCATCGACGGGACCCCGTGCTCGGTGACGACGCGGGCCTGCGTCGACATCGCGTCGAAGCAGGCCTGGCTCATCGACGACGGCGAGATCGTCCGCGGCCCGGTCCCGGTGAGCACGGGCGGCGAGGGGCGCGAGACGCCCCGCGGCAGCTTCACCGTCGACTGGAAGAACAAGGACCACAAGAGCACCGAGTTCAACGGGGCGCCGATGCCGTTCGCCGTGTTCTTCGCGCCCGGCGGCATCGCCTTCCACGAGGGCAACCTGCACACGCCGTCGGCGGGCTGCGTCCGGATGGCCTACGAGGACGCCGAGGCGTGGTTCGAGTTCCTGGAGCCCGGGGACCCGGTCGAGGTCCACTGA
- the glmU gene encoding bifunctional UDP-N-acetylglucosamine diphosphorylase/glucosamine-1-phosphate N-acetyltransferase GlmU, whose amino-acid sequence MPDPLPPVTAASAPPAAAIVLAAGRGTRMRSSTTKVLHPIGGRTLLGHAVHAVAALDPAHLVVVLGHDREQVTAAVDGLGSELGRTVHVAVQHRQLGTGHAVACGLTALSGDVTGPVVVSSGDVPLLETRTVHALLAEHRRTGAAVTVLTTEPEDPTGYGRVLRDADGSVSAIVEDRDATAAQRAVREINSGVYAFDAAFLRSGVPRLQTTNSQGELYLTDLVALARTDRAHVGALVCTDPWQVAGVNDRVQLAALRAELNRRVLEHWMREGVTVVDPATTWVDVQVQLAPDVVLHPGTQLHGVTSVAGGAQIGPDTTLTACEIGAGAVVVRTHGSESVIGAGASVGPFAYLRPGARLGERGKIGTFVEVKNSDIGAGTKVPHLTYVGDASIGENSNIGAGSVFVNYDGVRKQRTTVGSHVKTGSDNTFVAPVHVGDGAYTGAGTVVREDVPPGALAVSAGSQRTIEGWVVRKRPDTPAAQAAYDALEADAR is encoded by the coding sequence ATGCCCGACCCCCTTCCCCCGGTGACCGCCGCGTCGGCACCCCCCGCCGCGGCGATCGTCCTGGCCGCGGGACGCGGCACCCGGATGCGCTCGTCCACGACGAAGGTGCTGCACCCGATCGGCGGGCGCACCCTGCTCGGGCACGCCGTGCACGCCGTCGCCGCGCTGGACCCGGCGCACCTCGTCGTCGTCCTCGGCCACGACCGCGAGCAGGTCACCGCGGCCGTCGACGGCCTCGGTTCCGAGCTCGGCCGCACCGTGCACGTCGCCGTGCAGCACCGCCAGCTCGGCACCGGCCACGCCGTCGCCTGCGGGCTCACCGCGCTGTCCGGCGACGTCACCGGCCCGGTCGTCGTCAGCAGCGGCGACGTGCCGCTGCTCGAGACGCGCACGGTGCACGCCCTGCTCGCCGAGCACCGGCGCACCGGGGCCGCGGTCACCGTCCTCACCACCGAGCCCGAGGACCCCACCGGCTACGGCCGCGTGCTCCGCGACGCCGACGGGTCCGTGTCGGCGATCGTCGAGGACCGCGACGCCACCGCGGCGCAGCGCGCCGTCCGGGAGATCAACTCCGGGGTCTACGCGTTCGACGCGGCCTTCCTGCGCTCCGGCGTCCCGCGCCTGCAGACCACCAACAGCCAGGGCGAGCTCTACCTCACCGACCTCGTCGCGCTGGCCCGCACCGACCGGGCGCACGTCGGGGCGCTCGTGTGCACCGACCCGTGGCAGGTCGCCGGCGTCAACGACCGCGTGCAGCTCGCCGCGCTGCGCGCCGAGCTCAACCGGCGGGTGCTGGAGCACTGGATGCGCGAGGGCGTGACCGTCGTCGACCCGGCCACCACCTGGGTCGACGTCCAGGTGCAGCTCGCCCCCGACGTCGTCCTGCACCCCGGCACCCAGCTGCACGGCGTCACCTCGGTGGCGGGCGGGGCGCAGATCGGGCCCGACACCACGCTCACGGCGTGCGAGATCGGGGCGGGCGCGGTCGTGGTCCGCACGCACGGCAGCGAGTCGGTGATCGGGGCGGGTGCCTCGGTCGGGCCGTTCGCCTACCTGCGGCCCGGCGCGCGGCTCGGCGAGCGCGGCAAGATCGGCACGTTCGTCGAGGTGAAGAACTCCGACATCGGGGCGGGCACCAAGGTGCCGCACCTGACCTACGTCGGCGACGCCTCCATCGGCGAGAACAGCAACATCGGAGCCGGCTCGGTGTTCGTCAACTACGACGGCGTGCGCAAGCAGCGCACCACCGTCGGCTCGCACGTCAAGACCGGCTCGGACAACACGTTCGTCGCCCCCGTGCACGTCGGCGACGGGGCCTACACCGGAGCCGGCACCGTCGTCCGCGAGGACGTGCCGCCGGGGGCGCTGGCCGTGTCGGCCGGGTCACAGCGCACCATCGAGGGGTGGGTCGTGCGCAAGCGGCCCGACACCCCCGCCGCCCAGGCGGCCTACGACGCCCTGGAGGCTGACGCCCGGTGA
- a CDS encoding ribose-phosphate diphosphokinase produces MTATPKKNLMLFSGRAHPELAEQVSKHLDVTITPQSAYSFANGEIFVRFEESVRGCDAFVLQSHSAPINDQIMEHLVMVDALKRASAKRITVVMPFWGYARQDKKHRGREPISARLIADMFLVAGADRIMTVDLHTAQIQGFFDGPVDHLFALPVLAEYIKRTYADRELAVVSPDSGRVRLAERWAETLGGTPLAFIHKTRDPRKPNEAVANRVVGDIDGRTCVVIDDMIDTGGTVAKAVEALLAQGARDVIVAATHGVLSGPATERLSTCGAREVVFTDTLPIPDEKRFPAMTVLSIAPLLAQAIHQVFDDGSVTSLFDGNA; encoded by the coding sequence ATGACCGCCACCCCGAAGAAGAACCTCATGCTCTTCTCCGGGCGCGCCCACCCGGAGCTGGCCGAGCAGGTCTCCAAGCACCTCGACGTGACGATCACGCCGCAGTCGGCCTACTCCTTCGCCAACGGCGAGATCTTCGTCCGGTTCGAGGAGTCGGTCCGCGGCTGCGACGCGTTCGTGCTGCAGAGCCACTCCGCGCCGATCAACGACCAGATCATGGAGCACCTGGTCATGGTCGACGCGCTCAAGCGCGCCTCGGCGAAGCGGATCACCGTCGTCATGCCGTTCTGGGGCTACGCGCGCCAGGACAAGAAGCACCGCGGGCGCGAGCCCATCTCCGCGCGCCTGATCGCCGACATGTTCCTCGTCGCCGGGGCCGACCGGATCATGACCGTCGACCTGCACACCGCGCAGATCCAGGGCTTCTTCGACGGCCCGGTCGACCACCTCTTCGCGCTGCCCGTGCTCGCCGAGTACATCAAGCGCACCTACGCCGACCGCGAGCTCGCCGTCGTCTCCCCCGACTCCGGCCGCGTCCGGCTGGCCGAGCGCTGGGCGGAGACCCTCGGCGGCACCCCGCTGGCGTTCATCCACAAGACGCGCGACCCGCGCAAGCCGAACGAGGCCGTCGCGAACCGGGTCGTGGGCGACATCGACGGCCGCACCTGCGTCGTCATCGACGACATGATCGACACCGGCGGCACGGTGGCCAAGGCGGTCGAGGCGCTGCTCGCCCAGGGCGCCCGCGACGTGATCGTGGCGGCCACCCACGGCGTGCTGTCCGGCCCCGCCACCGAGCGCCTGTCCACCTGCGGCGCGCGCGAGGTGGTCTTCACCGACACCCTGCCGATCCCGGACGAGAAGCGCTTCCCGGCGATGACCGTGCTGTCCATCGCGCCGCTGCTGGCCCAGGCGATCCACCAGGTGTTCGACGACGGCTCGGTCACCAGCCTGTTCGACGGCAACGCCTGA